A window of the Sporichthyaceae bacterium genome harbors these coding sequences:
- a CDS encoding DUF427 domain-containing protein, whose protein sequence is MTQQIKIPDATHSITIDADAVRVVVRVGDSVVATTSDALILREAGYPPVHYVPLEDVIPGVLRANASSSYCPYKGEASYYDIVLPDGRDLPAAVWTYRSPYPAVAAIAGRVAFYTDRVQLEAQ, encoded by the coding sequence TTGACCCAACAGATCAAGATCCCTGACGCAACCCACTCGATCACTATCGACGCCGACGCGGTCCGCGTTGTCGTCCGCGTGGGAGACAGCGTGGTGGCAACTACCAGCGACGCGCTGATCCTGCGCGAAGCCGGGTACCCGCCGGTGCACTACGTGCCCCTCGAGGACGTCATTCCCGGCGTACTCCGCGCCAACGCTTCCAGCAGCTACTGCCCTTACAAGGGCGAGGCCTCCTACTACGACATCGTGCTGCCCGACGGCAGAGACCTGCCGGCCGCGGTCTGGACGTACCGGAGTCCCTACCCGGCGGTTGCCGCGATCGCGGGCCGGGTGGCCTTCTACACTGACCGCGTTCAGCTGGAGGCGCAGTAG
- a CDS encoding TetR/AcrR family transcriptional regulator, with the protein MPKTEVAKPSARERLLAAADELFYREGVQTVGIERIINHAGVAKASLYHSFGSKEELVLAYLERRHTNLAARIERALTRFRSPRGRLLGVFDALGELFTDPEFNGCAFEMASAEATPGGSVANVAEAYRTWVRTLFTTLATEAGVADPDALARELHLLYDGAGLSARMDHDPTAATTAKAAATVLFDAAPKAKPA; encoded by the coding sequence ATGCCGAAGACGGAGGTCGCCAAACCGTCCGCCCGTGAGCGCCTCCTCGCCGCCGCCGACGAGCTGTTCTATCGGGAGGGCGTACAAACCGTCGGCATCGAACGCATCATCAATCATGCGGGGGTCGCCAAGGCCTCGCTCTACCACTCCTTCGGCAGCAAGGAAGAGCTGGTCCTTGCCTACCTCGAACGCCGTCACACCAACCTCGCCGCGCGGATAGAACGGGCGCTGACGCGTTTTCGCAGCCCCCGCGGACGATTGCTCGGCGTCTTCGACGCCCTGGGCGAGCTGTTCACCGATCCTGAATTCAATGGGTGCGCGTTCGAGATGGCCAGCGCCGAGGCCACGCCCGGCGGTTCCGTGGCGAACGTCGCCGAGGCGTACCGGACATGGGTGCGCACCTTGTTCACCACCCTGGCCACCGAGGCCGGGGTGGCCGACCCCGACGCCCTTGCCAGGGAATTGCACCTCCTGTACGACGGCGCCGGGCTGTCGGCGCGAATGGACCATGACCCCACAGCGGCCACTACGGCCAAGGCCGCGGCCACGGTGTTGTTCGACGCGGCCCCCAAGGCGAAACCGGCCTGA
- a CDS encoding VOC family protein, whose amino-acid sequence MGNTIYGLSIDAADAAALAGFWAEALGRQVAAGATEGYAEVTIDATSVSVPRLLFHQVPEAKAAKNRLHLDLIAADRDAEIGRLTGLGATRIRDVEVGGTQWTTLADPEGNEFDLVRG is encoded by the coding sequence ATGGGCAACACCATCTACGGCCTGAGCATCGACGCGGCCGACGCGGCCGCCCTCGCCGGCTTTTGGGCCGAAGCACTGGGCCGCCAGGTCGCCGCCGGCGCCACCGAGGGGTACGCGGAGGTCACGATCGACGCGACCAGCGTGTCCGTGCCACGCCTGTTGTTCCACCAGGTACCCGAAGCCAAGGCCGCCAAGAACCGGCTGCACCTGGATCTGATCGCCGCCGACCGGGATGCCGAGATCGGGCGACTTACCGGACTCGGGGCCACCCGGATCCGTGATGTCGAGGTGGGCGGCACCCAATGGACCACGCTGGCCGACCCGGAAGGCAACGAATTCGACCTCGTCCGCGGCTGA